One genomic region from SAR324 cluster bacterium encodes:
- a CDS encoding ABC transporter substrate-binding protein, with protein sequence MIPSCSRDPRSGQIMVVSLLVLMMLLSGCKKKTPIQIGFAGTMTGNFADLGIAGRDGVTHAIEQANEQGGIEGRPLQLITKDDQNLPEVAIQVDRELMEKHVVAIIGHMTSTMSLAVIPLINEKKMLMISPTTSTNSLSGLDDYFIRMTPPNKSETLRVAEHAIQRSLKKVFIVYDLSNLNYSGEWVANFKKAFTSQGGNIEGELTFNSSKNPSWKELTQSFPQVKFDALLIVAGAMDTAMIAQHLWKTGKSIPLLGCGWAKTLELIQNGGKSLEGAVFPRTYQPDFSKDAYRNFHESFTNRFGKEPNFAAVYGYEAASMLFAALRQNSDVRELRHTILKENLYNGLQGDLRMDAYGDPSRSLKLLVIKNGEFVPLD encoded by the coding sequence ATGATCCCGTCCTGTTCTCGTGATCCACGTTCCGGTCAAATCATGGTTGTGTCATTGCTGGTGCTGATGATGCTTTTGTCGGGTTGTAAAAAAAAGACACCGATCCAGATTGGTTTTGCGGGAACCATGACCGGAAATTTCGCGGATCTTGGCATTGCCGGACGAGATGGCGTAACCCATGCGATTGAACAGGCCAATGAACAAGGCGGCATTGAGGGCAGACCCCTGCAATTGATTACAAAGGATGATCAGAACCTGCCTGAAGTCGCGATTCAGGTGGATCGGGAATTGATGGAAAAACATGTGGTTGCCATTATCGGACATATGACCAGTACCATGTCTCTGGCGGTAATTCCTCTGATCAACGAAAAAAAGATGCTGATGATCAGTCCGACAACCAGCACCAACTCCCTTTCAGGACTGGATGATTATTTCATTCGCATGACGCCACCCAATAAGAGTGAAACGTTGCGAGTGGCCGAACATGCTATCCAGCGTTCGTTGAAGAAAGTATTCATTGTCTATGATTTATCCAATCTCAATTATTCAGGAGAGTGGGTTGCCAATTTTAAAAAAGCGTTCACCAGTCAGGGGGGGAACATTGAAGGTGAATTGACCTTCAATTCTTCCAAAAATCCTTCATGGAAGGAATTGACACAATCTTTTCCGCAGGTGAAATTTGACGCGTTGCTGATTGTGGCGGGTGCCATGGATACGGCAATGATTGCTCAACATTTATGGAAAACCGGAAAATCGATTCCCCTTCTGGGGTGCGGATGGGCGAAAACCCTGGAATTGATCCAAAACGGTGGAAAAAGTCTTGAAGGCGCAGTGTTTCCAAGAACCTATCAACCTGATTTTTCAAAAGACGCATACCGGAATTTTCATGAATCCTTTACCAATCGTTTTGGCAAAGAACCGAATTTTGCGGCTGTTTATGGTTATGAGGCCGCATCGATGCTATTTGCGGCATTGAGGCAGAATTCGGATGTCCGGGAACTGCGTCACACAATTCTTAAAGAAAATTTATACAATGGTTTGCAAGGTGATCTGCGCATGGATGCCTATGGAGATCCAAGCCGTTCTCTTAAACTGCTCGTCATTAAAAATGGTGAGTTTGTGCCACTGGATTGA